From a single Miscanthus floridulus cultivar M001 chromosome 8, ASM1932011v1, whole genome shotgun sequence genomic region:
- the LOC136472684 gene encoding wall-associated receptor kinase 1-like has translation MSRRVALFVAAAVVASLLLPRPAAVVAVTDVASPGCTNHCGNISIPYPFGVEPGCYLPGFNVTCRNDSSVGHHGSPKLFLGDGTVEVLEISIANATVRINASLAYFPGTGKNNFLGPKPITTNATWSGALGKGGVYTLGWRSNRLFAIGCNVQVLLLEGGDGDPNNKTLSTCATFCDWDEQEQSWSFPGISDCSGIFCCQANILVERSSYGFKVLSTNGVQGPTSEAMVWIVDSDLDFYEAASSEGSLPAVLDWRINHTTCHGNGSSAACRSSHSFCEYMHYRLDEGHICSCTSGYQGNPYIPNGCKDIDECAHPELHTCYGVCINMPGTFHCRCKQGTYGDPFTKGGCSSLSVLKIGLAVGGGTVFLLLAIGAPFVARKIKQHKVKKTKQRFFKQNHGLLLQQLVSQKSDIGERMIITLGELEKATNNFDPSHEVGGGGHGIVYKGLLDLQVVAIKKSKIIVQKEIDDFINEVAILSQINHRNIVKLLGCCLETEVPLLVYEFISNGTLAHHLHVEGNISLPWDDRMRIALETSKALAYLHSAASTPVLHRDIKSSNILLDDNLTAKVSDFGASRHISIDQTGVTTAIQGTIGYLDPMYYYTSRLTDKSDVFSFGVLLIELLTRKRPTVRTSDGDSLVSHFASLVTEGDLVGIIDPQIMEEAEVEKVEEVAKLAAMCTKLNGEDRPTMREVEMTLENLRTTKKHTRHNIATKRYEKDQTAAPYISFEGLTMEASRQYTMEEEMLLSGTYPR, from the exons ATGAGCAGGAGAGTGGCGCTATTCGTGGCGGCTGCCGTGGTTGCATCGCTGCTGCTGCCACGGCCAgctgcggtggtggcggtgaccgATGTAGCGTCGCCGGGCTGCACCAACCACTGCGGGAACATCAGCATCCCGTACCCGTTCGGCGTGGAGCCCGGGTGCTACCTCCCCGGCTTCAACGTCACCTGCAGGAACGACAGCTCGGTAGGGCACCATGGCTCGCCCAAGCTGTTCCTGGGCGACGGCACGGTGGAGGTGCTGGAGATCTCCATCGCCAACGCCACGGTGCGCATCAATGCCAGCCTCGCCTACTTCCCGGGCACGGGTAAGAATAATTTCCTCGGCCCTAAACCCATAACAACAAATGCTACATGGAGCGGCGCTCTCGGGAAGGGTGGAGTGTACACCCTGGGTTGGAGAAGCAACAGGCTGTTTGCGATCGGGTGCAACGTCCAGGTCCTCCTCCTCGAGGGGGGTGATGGGGATCCCAATAATAAAACCTTGAGCACCTGCGCCACCTTCTGCGACTGGGACGAGCAGGAGCAGAGCTGGTCATTTCCTGGTATCTCAGACTGCTCCGGCATCTTCTGCTGCCAGGCCAATATCTTGGTGGAGCGCAGCTCCTACGGCTTCAAGGTTCTGTCGACGAACGGGGTGCAAGGCCCCACGTCGGAAGCTATGGTATGGATAGTGGATTCGGATCTAGATTTTTATGAAGCTGCATCTTCCGAGGGCAGCCTTCCCGCGGTGCTGGACTGGAGGATCAACCACACGACATGCCACGGCAATGGGTCCTCGGCGGCATGCCGCAGCAGCCACAGCTTTTGCGAGTATATGCATTATAGACTAGATGAAGGGCACATCTGCAGCTGCACCTCGGGCTACCAAGGCAACCCTTACATTCCCAATGGATGTAAAG ACATCGACGAGTGTGCTCATCCGGAGCTCCACACATGTTACGGGGTTTGCATAAATATGCCTGGAACTTTCCATTGCCGATGTAAGCAAGGAACCTACGGAGACCCCTTCACAAAAGGAGGTTGCAGCTCACTCTCAG TGTTGAAAATCGGGCTAGCTGTCGGCGGCGGCACGGTTTTTTTGCTTTTGGCAATTGGTGCACCCTTCGTGGCACGTAAAATCAAGCAGCATAAGGTTAAAAAGACAAAACAAAGATTTTTCAAGCAAAATCATGGGCTTCtactccaacaattggtatcacaGAAGTCAGATATTGGTGAAAGAATGATCATTACCTTGGGAGAGCTAGAGAAGGCTACAAACAATTTTGATCCATCTCATGAAGTTGGTGGTGGAGGGCATGGTATAGTCTATAAGGGACTACTAGACCTGCAAGTTGTGGCCATTAAGAAATCAAAGATCATAGTACAAAAAGAAATTGATGATTTCATAAATGAGGTTGCAATTCTTTCCCAAATCAACCACAGGAATATTGTCAAACTCCTTGGGTGTTGCTTAGAGACAGAAGTTCCACTGTTGGTTTATGAGTTTATATCAAATGGCACGCTTGCTCATCATCTTCATGTTGAAGGAAACATATCACTCCCGTGGGATGATCGGATGAGGATTGCCCTCGAAACTTCCAAAGCTCTAGCATATCTACATTCAGCTGCTTCAACACCAGTACTTCATAGAGACATCAAGTCATCTAATATACTTCTTGATGACAATTTAACAGCAAAGGTATCAGATTTTGGGGCTTCACGGCACATCTCAATTGATCAAACTGGAGTGACTACGGCCATTCAAGGAACCATTGGTTACTTAGACCCAATGTATTATTATACATCCCGCCTAACAGATAAGAGTGATGTTTTCAGTTTTGGTGTTCTTCTTATAGAATTACTTACTAGAAAGAGACCAACTGTGCGGACTAGTGATGGTGACAGCCTTGTTTCACATTTTGCATCACTAGTCACTGAGGGTGACCTAGTTGGCATAATAGATCCTCAAATCATGGAAGAAGCAGAGGTTGAAAAGGTTGAAGAAGTTGCCAAGCTAGCAGCAATGTGTACAAAATTGAATGGAGAAGATCGGCCTACAATGAGGGAAGTTGAGATGACACTAGAAAACTTGAGAACCACAAAGAAGCATACTCGTCATAATATAGCAACAAAGAGATATGAAAAGGATCAAACTGCTGCTCCTTATATTTCATTTGAAGGACTTACTATGGAAGCAAGTAGACAATACACTATGGAAGAAGAAATGTTGTTGTCAGGCACCTATCCACGATGA